The following nucleotide sequence is from Geoalkalibacter sp..
AGCACAACCTGCTGCTCATCGAGGATTGCGCCCAGTCCTTCGGTGCCGCCCACGGGGGACGCATGACCGGAAGCCTTGGGCTGGCCGGATGCTTTTCCTTCTTCCCCAGCAAGAACCTGGGCTGTTACGGCGACGGCGGTCTGGTGACGACCAACGACGACGGACTGGCCCGCGAACTGCTGGTACTGCGCAATCACGGCAGCCGCGAGCGCTATCACCATGCCGTCATCGGATACAACAGCCGCCTGGACGAAATGCAGGCCGCCATCCTGCGGGTCAAGCTCAAGCATATCGACGAGTACAATCGCCTGCGCCGACGCAATGCGCACCTCTACAATGACGGTCTCAAGGGTCTTTGCCTGACGACCCCTCACGAAGACGGCAAGGGGGTGCACGTGTTTCATCAATACACCCTGCTCATCGAGGGGCGCGACCGGGTGCAGAAGGCCCTGAGCGACGCCGGCATCGCCTCGGCGATCTATTACCCCATTCCCCTGCATCGTCAGGAAGTGTACCGCGAGCTGATGGCCGGGGTGTCGCTGCCGGTGACCGAGCAGGTGGCCGAGCGGGTGCTGTCCCTGCCCATGTTTCCGGAGCTTTCTCCGGAGCAGATCCGCCGCATTTGCCAGGTGATCGCTGGAGCGCTCTGAGCCGATGACCGAATTTCGCACGTCCGCACAGCGTCGTGCGCTGATCGTCACCGGCGAGGCCAGCGGCGATCTGCATGGCGCCAACCTGATCCGCGCGGCCGCGGAGCTTGATCCCGAGCTCGGCTTTTTTGGTGTCGGCGGCAAGCGCATGGAGGCGCAAGGCTGCGAGATCTTGTTTCGCGGCGAAGAACTCGCGGTGGTCGGCCTGGTCGAGGTGGCGGCTCATTTCCCCGCCATTTATCGGGCCTTCAAGCAGCTGGAAAAAATCCTTAAGAGCGATCAGCGGCCCGACGTGCTGATTCTCATCGATTTTCCCGAGTTCAACCTGCGCCTGGCCGCCAAGGCCAAGGCCGCCGGAGTGCCGGTGCTTTATTACGTGAGCCCCCAGGTCTGGGCCTGGCGGCGCGGCCGGGTGAAGACAATTGCGCAACGGGTGGATCGACTGGCGGCCATCTTTCCTTTTGAACCGCAACTGTATGATGGGTTGGATATCGATGTGGAGTATGTCGGCCATCCTCTGGTGGCCGATATGAAGCTGACCCTTGATCGTGAAGCCTATCTGGTGCGCCATGGCCTGGATCCGCAACGACCGGTGGTCGGTTTGTTCCCCGGCAGCCGGCGCAGTGAGTTGAAATACATTTTCGACACCATCGCCGACACGGCGCGCCTGCTCAGGCGGCAACGCCCGCAGGTGCAGTTTCTGTTGCCCGTGGCGCCCTCCCTCAAGCACACCAGTTTCCACGAGCGTCTTCTCGGCAGCGGCCTTGACATCAAAATGGTGCAGGACAATATCTACGATACGGCAAAGGCGTGCGATGCGGTGATCAGCGTGTCCGGCACCGTGACCTTGCAGATCGCCCTGGTGGAGACGCCGCTGTGCATCCTCTACCAGATGAATCCTCTGACCTATGCCATCGGCAAGCGTCTGGTTAAGGTGCCGCATATCGGCCTGGTCAATATCGTCGCCGGAAGACAAGTGGTGCATGAATTCATTCAGGACGGCGCGACTCCCGAGGCCATCGGCGCGGAAGTCCTGCGCATGCTTGAGGACCAGAACTACCGCGCGCGCATCCAGGCAGATCTGCGGGACGTGCGCCGTCTGCTCGGTGAGGGCGGTTGCTCGGAAAAGGTGGCGCGCATGGCCTCGGAGATGAGTCGGGGACGGATCCGCAGGAGTGGGGCGGCATGAGCCAAAAAGGCGTGGTCCTCTATCGTCGCCTGGCCGGTTATGCCTGGCCTTACCGTTGGCGCATCGCCCTGGCCATGGTGGCTTCACTGGGCATCGCGGCGTCCGATGCGCTTCTCGCCAAGCAGGTGCAGCCGTTCATGGACGAGGTGATCGTGGCGGGCGATTGGGCCCTGGCTCGTCTGGTGCCGCTGTTCATCGTCGGAATTTTTGCCTTCAAGGGGCTCTCGCGCTACCTGCAGGAATATTTCATCATGACCTCGGGGCAACTGGTCATGCAGGATCTGCGCAATGACCTCTTTGGTCATTTTGTGTCCCTGTCCATGCGTTATTTTTCCCGCACCCAGGCAGGCAACCTGATGTCGCGGGTGCTCAACGATGTGGGGGTCATGCAGGGCGCGGTGGCCGATGTGCTGGTCACGGTCCTGCGCGAAAGCATCACCTTGGTGGCCCTGACGGGAGTGGCCTTTTACTCGGACTGGCAGCTTGCCGCGGTGGCTTTCGTGGTCATTCCCCTGTCCGTCCTGCCGGTTGCCGCCATCGGCCGCAAGATCAAGGCTCATTCACGGCGAGGGCAAGGCGCCATCGGTGCCGTCACCACGCGCCTTGAGCAGACCTTCTCCGGCATCAAGGTGATCAAGGGGTTTGGGACCGAGGAGCGCGAGCAGCGGAACTTTCGCGCCGCGAACCAGGGATACTACCGCTTCATGCGCAAGATCTACAAGTACAGCGCCAGTGCCTCGCCACTTCTGGAAATCATTACCTCTCTGGGCATGGCGAGCGTTCTTTGGTTTGGCCTGAACCGCATCGAAGCCGGCACCATGACGCAAGGCGAGCTTTTTTCGGTGATCGCCGCCATCATGTTGATGTACACGCCGGTCAAGCGTCTGACCCGTGTCAACAATCTGATTCAACAGGCCTTGGGGGCGGCCGAGCGAGTCTTTGAGGTGTTGGAAACGCCCCGGGACGTGCAGGATCGGCCCGGCGCCCGGGCCCTCGGTCGGGTGCGGGGACAGGTGGCGTTTGATCGGGTGAGTTTTGCCTACGAGGACGCTCCCGTGGTGCGTTGCCTGAGCTTTGTCGCCGAGCCGGGCGAGGTGGTCGCCTTGGTTGGACCCAGCGGCGCGGGAAAATCAACGGTGGCCGGCCTGGTGGCGCGATTTTACGATGTGACCGAGGGCGCCGTGCGCATCGATGGTCAGGATGTGCGCGATATCACCCTGGACAGCCTGCGCGCCAATCTGGCCCTGGTCGATCAGGAAACCTTCCTGTTCCACGAAACCATTGCCGACAACATCCGTTACGGTCGACCCGAGGCTTCGGACGCCGAGGTGGAGGAGGCGGCACGAAA
It contains:
- the lpxB gene encoding lipid-A-disaccharide synthase; the protein is MTEFRTSAQRRALIVTGEASGDLHGANLIRAAAELDPELGFFGVGGKRMEAQGCEILFRGEELAVVGLVEVAAHFPAIYRAFKQLEKILKSDQRPDVLILIDFPEFNLRLAAKAKAAGVPVLYYVSPQVWAWRRGRVKTIAQRVDRLAAIFPFEPQLYDGLDIDVEYVGHPLVADMKLTLDREAYLVRHGLDPQRPVVGLFPGSRRSELKYIFDTIADTARLLRRQRPQVQFLLPVAPSLKHTSFHERLLGSGLDIKMVQDNIYDTAKACDAVISVSGTVTLQIALVETPLCILYQMNPLTYAIGKRLVKVPHIGLVNIVAGRQVVHEFIQDGATPEAIGAEVLRMLEDQNYRARIQADLRDVRRLLGEGGCSEKVARMASEMSRGRIRRSGAA
- a CDS encoding DegT/DnrJ/EryC1/StrS family aminotransferase, which produces MNIPMVDLKQQYHALKHDIDQALEKVLESTHFILGPNVQAFEQEAAAYLGVKHAIACASGTDALHLALRAAGIGAGDEVITPAFTFIATAEAISYVGATPVFVDIDPRTFNLDPTLIEAAITPRTRALLPVHLFGQPADLSPIKELCAKHNLLLIEDCAQSFGAAHGGRMTGSLGLAGCFSFFPSKNLGCYGDGGLVTTNDDGLARELLVLRNHGSRERYHHAVIGYNSRLDEMQAAILRVKLKHIDEYNRLRRRNAHLYNDGLKGLCLTTPHEDGKGVHVFHQYTLLIEGRDRVQKALSDAGIASAIYYPIPLHRQEVYRELMAGVSLPVTEQVAERVLSLPMFPELSPEQIRRICQVIAGAL
- the msbA gene encoding lipid A export permease/ATP-binding protein MsbA gives rise to the protein MSQKGVVLYRRLAGYAWPYRWRIALAMVASLGIAASDALLAKQVQPFMDEVIVAGDWALARLVPLFIVGIFAFKGLSRYLQEYFIMTSGQLVMQDLRNDLFGHFVSLSMRYFSRTQAGNLMSRVLNDVGVMQGAVADVLVTVLRESITLVALTGVAFYSDWQLAAVAFVVIPLSVLPVAAIGRKIKAHSRRGQGAIGAVTTRLEQTFSGIKVIKGFGTEEREQRNFRAANQGYYRFMRKIYKYSASASPLLEIITSLGMASVLWFGLNRIEAGTMTQGELFSVIAAIMLMYTPVKRLTRVNNLIQQALGAAERVFEVLETPRDVQDRPGARALGRVRGQVAFDRVSFAYEDAPVVRCLSFVAEPGEVVALVGPSGAGKSTVAGLVARFYDVTEGAVRIDGQDVRDITLDSLRANLALVDQETFLFHETIADNIRYGRPEASDAEVEEAARKAYADEFIRQMPEGYQTVIGDRGVRLSGGQRQRLCIARAILRNAPILILDEATSALDTESEAMVQKALTNLMQGRTTLVIAHRLSTIMHADKIIVLEDGKMVAMGTHQQLLDQGGLYRKLYDMQFQERG